From the Bombus pascuorum chromosome 7, iyBomPasc1.1, whole genome shotgun sequence genome, one window contains:
- the LOC132908968 gene encoding beta carbonic anhydrase 1, which translates to MDRIIKGIMKYRNCHREEMVKQFQRVRDHPEPKAVFFTCMDSRMIPTRFTETNVGDMFVVRNAGNLIPHSQHFVDELTMCEPAALELGCVINNIKHIIVCGHSDCKAMNLLYALRDEEFASKVNRRISPLRAWLCAHASNSLAKFQQLEVAGFHEPILFQAETPLRKFVAYIDSENKFAIEDKLSQINTLQQLQNIASYGFLKKRLERHDLHIHALWFDIYTGDIYYFSRANKRFVEINESTEASLVAEIKKYYS; encoded by the exons ATGGATAGAATAATCAAAGGAATTATGAAATATAGGAATTGCCATAGGGAAGAAATGGTGAAACAGTTTCAAAGAGTTCGAGATCATCCCGAA CCAAAGGCAGTATTCTTTACTTGCATGGACTCCCGGATGATCCCAACTAGATTTACGGAAACAAACGTTGGGGACATGTTTGTCG TAAGAAATGCTGGTAATCTTATTCCTCATTCTCAGCATTTCGTAGACGAGTTAACAATGTGTGAGCCAGCGGCCTTAGAACTTGGTTGtgtaataaacaatataaaacacattATAGTTTGTGGCCATAGCGATTGCAAAGCTATGAATTTGCTGTATGCTTTGCGGGACGAAGAATTCGCATCGAAA GTGAACAGGAGGATATCACCGTTAAGAGCATGGTTGTGTGCACACGCTAGCAACAGTTTAGCGAAATTTCAACAGCTTGAAGTTGCTGGCTTCCACGAGCCGATATTATTTCAAGCTGAAACGCCTTTACGGAAGTTTGTGGCCTATATCGActcagaaaataaatttgctaTAGAGGATAAGTTATCTCAA ATAAATACTTTACAGCAGTTACAAAACATAGCTTCTTATGGGTTTTTGAAGAAACGGCTTGAGAGGCATGATTTGCACATTCATGCTTTGTGGTTTGATATTTACACTggtgatatttattactttagtAGGGCAAATAAAAGATTCGTAGAAATAAACGAATCGACCGAAGCGTCTTTGGTTgcagaaattaagaaatattattcgtaa